The DNA region GGGGTTGTATGAGCGGCGAGGGGAGCTCGGGCTGGATGCGGAGCAGATGCGGCTGCTCGAGCGGTATCGGCTGCGGTTCGTGCGGGCGGGGGCGCGGCTGGATGCGGGGCAGCAGGCCCGGTTGCGAGAATTGAATGCCGAACTTGCCTCGGCGGCAACGCTGTTCAAGAAGAATAATTTGGCGAACACCAATGCTGCGGCGCTGATTTTGGATCAGGAAGAGCAGGTGGCGGGGCTCGCGGACGCTGCGGTGGTGGCGGCGGCTGAGAACGCGGCGGCGCTCGGGCATGCCGGGGCGTGGGCCTTGAGTTTGCAGAATGTCTCCAACCAGCCGGTGCTGGCCGAGTTGACCGATCGCGCGGTGCGGGAGCGCATGATGGCGGCGTCGCTGGGTCGCGGGTTCGCCGAGGACGGGGCCAATGCCGAACTGGCGGTTCGGATGGCGGCGTTGCGGGCCGAGCGGGCGGCGCTGCTGGGGTATTCGGACCATGCGGCGTACGTGGTCGAGGATCAGACCGCGAAGACGGTGAACGCGGTGGAAGAGATGCTGGCACAGCTGGTTCCGCCGGCGGTGGCCAATGCCGAGCGGGAGGCGGGCGAGCTCGCCGCGGCCATGCGTGCCGTCGGCGACCAGGGCGAACTGCGCTCCTGGGATTGGCAGTTCTGGTCGGAAAGGGTTCGTGCGGAACAGTTCTCGGTCGACACCGAGGCGCTGCGCCCCTACTTCGAGCTCGAACGCGTGCTGTGGGACGGCGTCTTCTTCGCTGCCGGTGAGGTTTACGGCGTCACCTTCCAGGAACGCACGGATCTGCGCGGCTATCACCCCGAAGTCCGGGTCTTCGAGGTGTTCGACGCCGACGGCTCCGGCCTGGGATTGTTCCTCGGCGACTTCTTCGCCCGCCCGTCCAAGCGCGGCGGCGCGTGGATGAACAGCCTGGTCGGCCAGTCGACGCTGCTCGGCACGCGGCCGGTGGTGGTCAACAACCTCAATATCGTGAAGCCGCCGGAAGGTGAACCGGCCCTGCTCACCTGGGACAACGTGCGCACCCTGTTCCACGAGTTCGGCCACGCGCTGCACGGGCTGTTCTCGAATGTGCGGTACCCGTTCTTCTCCGGCACGGCGGTCCCCCGCGATTTCGTCGAGTTCCCGTCCCAGGTGAACGAGATGTGGATGGCCCGCCCGGAGGTACTGGCCAACTACGCCAAGCACGTCGACACCGGTGAGTCGATGCCCGCCGAGCTGGTCGACCGCATGCTCGAGGCCGGACAGTTCGGCGAAGGCTTCCGGACGGTCGAGTACTTGGCCGCCACGCTGTTGGACTGGGCCTGGCATCGCCTGCCCGCCGGTGCCGCGGCAGGCGTCGATGCCGAAGCCTTCGAGGCCGAAGCCCTGAGCAAGGGGGGCGTCGCCCTGGCCGCGATCCCACCGCGCTACCGAACCGCGTACTTCTCGCACATCTTCGCGGGCGGTTATGCGGCCGGCTACTACTCCTACATCTGGAGTGAGGTGCTGGACGCGGACACCGTCACCTGGTTCGAGGACGATTCCGCACCCATACGCGACAAGGGCGAGTCCTTCCGCCGCGAGCTGCTCTCCCGCGGCGGCTCGGTCGACCCCCTCGCAGCCTTCGAATCCTTCCGAGGCCGCCCGCCGATCATCGAACCCCTGCTGACCCGGCGCGGCCTGACCGCCTGATCACATCGGGTGGGTTCGCAAATAGTTCTGCCACAACACGATCCAGTGCAGCTGCGGCCTCAACTGCGGAACTCGTCACCGGCTACCGGTACCAAACACCGGAATCCCAATTGCCGTAGTCCCAGACGTTGAAGTCGTAGCGCTCGTGGGCTCCCGCGGTGACGTAGCCCCACCAGCCGGCGGAGATGTCGCAGATCGGGTCGTCGTGGTTGCAGACAGTGAGTACCGGGACGGTGCCGAACCAATCGTCGACACCGGCCAGTGGGTAGCCGACCAGCCGATTGCCCGGAATGGAGGACACCCCGCCGCTGCCGGGGCCGGGGGCGCGTTTGGGGTCCGACAGGAGGATGGCGTTGGTGTTGGCGACGTACTGGTTGGCGGTGATCCAGGCGTGCAGAATGGCCGCGCCTTCGCTGTGCCCGATCAGCCGGATGTGGTCGAACGGGCATTCGCTGCGGTGCAGCCAGAAGAGCCGGTCGATTTCGTCCAATGCCGATATCGGATCGAGGGGGTTGTATCCGACGGGCTGATCGACAGCGGGCGAGAATATCGACGGCGTGTTATCGCCCGATCCGCCTATTCCGATCGACCAGGTGCCCGAACAGGCATCGGCTCGGGCTGTTGGGTGCGTCGAGCAGAGGATGGCCAACAGGAAGGCGGCGAAGAGCGTCGTTGCCCTGCGCATGATCGTACTTTCTACCTATGCCGCCGGGTGACCAGCACGGCGGGTCCGCTTTCAGCGTACGCGTTTTCGGAAAGGAGCCTCCGCGTCCGATCGATACGCTAGGAGGATGAAACCGAGCCTGTTCCTGCTGGTCCTGTACGTCGAGGGCATCGAAGCGCGCAGCGCGTAGGGAGCTACTCGGGTGCGGCTCGGATTGACGGTGCCCGATATCGATGCGGCGATCGAGGCTGTGCGGCAATTGAATTCGGATATTCGAGCGCACGATGATTCGTCGGCGATTGTCGTCGACCCGGACGGCAATTCGATCGAGCTGCGTGACTGACTGTGCCCCGGTCACCGCTCGGGGCGAGATCGCCTCAGTAGTCGAGCGCGTGCTCCGGTTGGCAGACATCCATCGGGGACGGGAGGTACCGGACGATCGCGTCCAGTAGTGGCGCGATGTCGTTGCTGCGGGAGGCTGCGCCGCACAGGATGGGGACGATGTCGCCGATGCGGGTGAGGGCTCGGATGCGGTGGTGCAGGGTGTCGAGGGGGATGTCGCGCAGGGACGGGGTCGGGTCGCCGGAGGGCTGCGGCATCAGGGTTTTCACGAGGAGGTCGAAGCCGCGTTCGGCGGATTGCCAGTGGGGGCCGTAGATTTCGGCGGCCAGTGGTTCCAGGGCCCACATGGGGAGGAGGTCGATGACGCCTTCGAAGGTGGGGCCGGTGCCGAGGGGGAGTTGGAGGGTGAGGGGGGTCGCGCCGCGGATGTCGGCGATGATGCGCAGGCAGCGGGGGAAGTTGGCGGCGGGGTGGTCGAGGCCTTCGATGAGGCAGAGGCGGGCGACCTGGTGGTCGTCGGCTATTTGGAGGATGGTTTCCAGGCGCGGGGAGTTGGCTCCGGCGGCGTCGACGACCGTGATGACGCTGTCTGCGACCCGGATGGCGCGTTGCAGTGTCGGGATGGGGGCGTGGCTGGACAGTTCGGCGACGCGGATCGTGTGATCGGCGCGGTCGGTGGACCAGTGCAGCTGGGGGCCGGGGTGGCCGGAGCCGTGGTGCAGGCGGTGCAGCAGTCGGGTGGTGTCGGCGGGGTCGC from Nocardia tengchongensis includes:
- a CDS encoding GTP-binding protein, which gives rise to MATKAIDPQSIRNVTLIGDPADTTRLLHRLHHGSGHPGPQLHWSTDRADHTIRVAELSSHAPIPTLQRAIRVADSVITVVDAAGANSPRLETILQIADDHQVARLCLIEGLDHPAANFPRCLRIIADIRGATPLTLQLPLGTGPTFEGVIDLLPMWALEPLAAEIYGPHWQSAERGFDLLVKTLMPQPSGDPTPSLRDIPLDTLHHRIRALTRIGDIVPILCGAASRSNDIAPLLDAIVRYLPSPMDVCQPEHALDY
- a CDS encoding M3 family metallopeptidase, whose product is MSRNPFFERSVLPYELPVFAEIADGDYLPAFERGMAEQLAEVAGITAGEGEATFANTVEALELSGQLLGRVSRVFFNVASSDSTERTEAIEAEVSPRLAAHEDSILLDGELFRRVEGLYERRGELGLDAEQMRLLERYRLRFVRAGARLDAGQQARLRELNAELASAATLFKKNNLANTNAAALILDQEEQVAGLADAAVVAAAENAAALGHAGAWALSLQNVSNQPVLAELTDRAVRERMMAASLGRGFAEDGANAELAVRMAALRAERAALLGYSDHAAYVVEDQTAKTVNAVEEMLAQLVPPAVANAEREAGELAAAMRAVGDQGELRSWDWQFWSERVRAEQFSVDTEALRPYFELERVLWDGVFFAAGEVYGVTFQERTDLRGYHPEVRVFEVFDADGSGLGLFLGDFFARPSKRGGAWMNSLVGQSTLLGTRPVVVNNLNIVKPPEGEPALLTWDNVRTLFHEFGHALHGLFSNVRYPFFSGTAVPRDFVEFPSQVNEMWMARPEVLANYAKHVDTGESMPAELVDRMLEAGQFGEGFRTVEYLAATLLDWAWHRLPAGAAAGVDAEAFEAEALSKGGVALAAIPPRYRTAYFSHIFAGGYAAGYYSYIWSEVLDADTVTWFEDDSAPIRDKGESFRRELLSRGGSVDPLAAFESFRGRPPIIEPLLTRRGLTA
- a CDS encoding VOC family protein, translating into MRLGLTVPDIDAAIEAVRQLNSDIRAHDDSSAIVVDPDGNSIELRD